The following proteins are encoded in a genomic region of Hymenobacter siberiensis:
- a CDS encoding methyltransferase domain-containing protein: MDFSERAAGPELMDDLTLANDALRQNLDELETINTWLGGYAPVLNALQRLKSRFPTSRPLRLADLGSGGGDTLRHVARWARKNGIAIELTGIDANAFMLEYATAKSREYPEISYRQFDIFSPEFQAQPFDVLTCSLFCHHFTDDELVPLLRQWHQQAGVAVVINDLHRHWLAYHSIKWLTWLLGGSYLVRHDAPLSVARAFRRQNWVDLLARAGITKYELRWRWAFRWQVVF; this comes from the coding sequence TTGGATTTTTCTGAACGCGCTGCCGGCCCGGAGCTGATGGACGACCTGACGCTGGCCAACGATGCCCTGCGCCAGAACCTCGACGAGCTGGAAACCATCAATACCTGGCTGGGCGGCTATGCGCCAGTGCTGAACGCGCTGCAACGCCTGAAAAGCCGGTTTCCGACCAGCCGGCCCCTGCGCCTGGCCGACCTGGGCAGCGGCGGCGGCGACACCCTGCGCCACGTAGCCCGCTGGGCCCGCAAAAACGGAATCGCCATAGAGCTGACGGGCATCGATGCCAATGCCTTTATGCTGGAATATGCCACGGCCAAAAGCCGGGAATATCCCGAAATCAGCTACCGACAGTTCGACATTTTCTCCCCGGAGTTTCAGGCGCAGCCCTTCGATGTGCTGACGTGCAGCCTGTTCTGCCACCATTTTACCGATGATGAGCTGGTGCCGCTGCTGCGGCAGTGGCACCAGCAGGCCGGCGTGGCCGTGGTCATCAACGACCTGCACCGGCACTGGCTGGCCTACCACAGCATCAAGTGGCTGACGTGGCTACTGGGCGGCTCCTACCTCGTGCGACACGATGCGCCGCTGTCGGTGGCCCGCGCCTTCCGGCGGCAGAACTGGGTAGATTTGCTGGCGCGGGCAGGCATCACGAAGTACGAGCTGCGCTGGCGCTGGGCCTTTCGCTGGCAGGTGGTTTTTTAG
- a CDS encoding energy transducer TonB, whose product MNSVTFWRLFGLTAILFGALSGSAAGAVQSVPRPVRSGPADSAKVYTYVERMPQLPGYGGSGAAVAAAIRDRLSAAGAGGCGESRVFVTFVVTAAGAVTDARLLKGVGGRCDEATLTAVRQLPTFTPGQLHGRPVAVSYTVLVSMRSPAKKRSTSTLVSADSGRK is encoded by the coding sequence ATGAATTCAGTAACTTTCTGGCGTTTATTCGGCCTGACTGCCATCCTGTTTGGCGCGCTGTCGGGCTCCGCGGCGGGGGCGGTCCAGTCCGTCCCCCGGCCGGTCCGTTCCGGGCCTGCCGATTCAGCTAAAGTATACACCTACGTCGAGCGGATGCCCCAGCTGCCGGGCTACGGGGGCAGCGGCGCGGCCGTGGCGGCGGCTATCCGGGACCGGCTGAGCGCCGCCGGGGCCGGGGGCTGCGGCGAGAGCCGCGTGTTCGTAACCTTCGTGGTGACGGCGGCCGGGGCTGTCACCGATGCCCGCCTGCTGAAAGGGGTGGGCGGCCGCTGCGACGAGGCCACTCTGACCGCCGTGCGCCAGCTGCCAACCTTCACGCCGGGCCAGTTGCATGGCCGCCCCGTTGCCGTATCCTATACGGTGTTGGTTTCCATGCGGTCACCCGCCAAAAAGCGCTCGACCAGTACGTTGGTCAGCGCCGACAGTGGCAGGAAATGA
- a CDS encoding histone deacetylase family protein produces the protein MLPIAFAPCYAHPLPAGHRFPMLKYELLPGQLLHEGTATAADFFVAQPPPDEDILRVHDTDYYHRLRTGQLTRQEERATGFPWSRELFEREITILGGTIEAARMALVHGVAFNIAGGTHHAFRARGEGFCLLNDQAAAAAWLLAYGHAQKILIVDLDVHQGNGTAAIFQHEPRVFTFSVHGGRNYPARKEASDLDLPLPDGTDDAHYLKLLAETLPRLLDEVQPDFVFYLAGVDVLATDKLGHLALTREGCRRRDELVLGLCHRHCLPVVVCMGGGYSERIIDIIEAHANTYRVAAGLF, from the coding sequence ATGCTGCCCATTGCTTTTGCGCCCTGCTACGCCCACCCACTGCCCGCCGGCCACCGTTTTCCCATGCTCAAGTACGAGCTGTTGCCCGGGCAGCTCCTGCACGAAGGCACCGCCACCGCCGCCGATTTTTTCGTGGCTCAACCCCCGCCCGACGAGGACATCCTACGGGTGCACGATACCGACTACTATCACCGCCTGCGCACCGGCCAGCTCACCCGGCAGGAGGAGCGGGCCACCGGTTTTCCGTGGTCACGCGAGCTGTTCGAGCGCGAAATCACCATCCTGGGCGGCACCATTGAGGCGGCCCGGATGGCGCTGGTGCACGGCGTGGCGTTCAACATTGCGGGCGGCACGCACCACGCGTTTCGGGCGCGGGGCGAAGGCTTTTGCCTGCTGAACGACCAGGCTGCCGCCGCGGCCTGGCTGCTGGCGTACGGCCACGCACAGAAAATCCTCATCGTGGACCTCGACGTGCACCAGGGCAACGGTACGGCTGCCATCTTTCAGCACGAGCCCCGCGTGTTCACCTTTTCCGTGCACGGCGGCCGTAACTACCCCGCCCGCAAAGAAGCCTCCGACCTCGACCTCCCCCTGCCCGACGGCACCGACGACGCCCACTACCTCAAGCTACTAGCCGAAACCCTGCCCCGCCTGCTGGATGAAGTGCAGCCTGATTTCGTGTTCTACCTGGCCGGCGTCGATGTGCTGGCCACCGACAAGCTCGGCCACCTGGCCCTCACCCGCGAAGGCTGCCGCCGGCGCGACGAGCTGGTGCTCGGCCTCTGCCACCGCCACTGCCTGCCCGTGGTGGTGTGCATGGGCGGCGGCTATTCCGAACGCATCATCGACATCATAGAAGCCCACGCTAATACCTACCGGGTAGCCGCCGGGCTTTTTTAG
- a CDS encoding transposase family protein, with the protein MLKKVYALKNNTLCDDTQYLHYLSPTESGRMHDKKVADEYPLHLPAGSVLRQDLGLLGHRPPGVLVEMPHKKPPKGELTFSQKLYNQLLSPLRVVIEHVHSGIKRLRMVRDKLRVRGDWFRDTVMVVACGLHNLRVRSPHRAYLAHERANPAN; encoded by the coding sequence GTGCTAAAAAAAGTCTATGCCTTGAAAAACAACACCTTGTGCGACGATACGCAGTATCTGCACTACCTCTCGCCCACGGAATCAGGGCGCATGCACGACAAAAAAGTGGCCGACGAATACCCCTTGCACCTGCCGGCGGGCAGCGTGCTGCGGCAGGATTTGGGTTTGCTCGGCCATCGCCCGCCGGGGGTGCTGGTCGAGATGCCGCACAAGAAGCCCCCGAAGGGCGAACTGACCTTTTCCCAGAAACTTTACAACCAGCTGCTGAGTCCCTTACGCGTGGTGATTGAGCACGTGCACAGTGGCATCAAACGCTTGCGCATGGTGCGCGACAAGCTGCGGGTCCGCGGCGACTGGTTTCGCGATACGGTCATGGTGGTGGCCTGCGGGCTGCATAACCTGCGCGTCCGCAGCCCACACCGGGCTTATCTCGCACACGAGCGCGCGAATCCCGCTAATTAA
- a CDS encoding type III polyketide synthase, whose product MPSYLGAIGTANPVHRIAQPQIADFMAQALEFGENDTRKLRALYRVSGIAHRYSVLPDYGRANGDYTFFPNTPTLEPFPSVGQRMAVYRREALPLATEAVRECLRQVPDVAADTITHLVTVSCTGMYAPGLDIELVQTLGLRRDVRRTCVNFMGCYAAVNAVKLADAFCRADAQARVLIVSVELCTLHFQKSPEEDHLISNALFGDGAAACLVQARPLPNGVPSLALQAFHCGLEPDGHDDMAWHINDFGFEMTLSSYVPKLIQRGIRNLTDGLLASLPVELADIRHFAIHPGGRKILETIETELGLTHDDNRHAYRVLRDYGNMSSATVLFVLRDVLAHATPADAGAPVLSFAFGPGLTMEAMLLEVSYELKVMSYDSSKADALISA is encoded by the coding sequence ATGCCGAGTTACTTAGGTGCCATTGGCACAGCCAACCCCGTCCACCGCATTGCGCAGCCGCAAATTGCCGATTTCATGGCCCAGGCCCTGGAATTTGGCGAAAACGACACGCGCAAGCTGCGGGCGCTGTACCGGGTGTCGGGCATTGCGCACCGCTATTCGGTGCTGCCCGACTACGGCCGGGCCAATGGCGACTACACGTTTTTTCCCAATACCCCCACCCTGGAGCCGTTCCCGAGCGTGGGCCAGCGCATGGCCGTTTACCGGCGGGAAGCGTTGCCGCTGGCTACCGAGGCCGTGCGCGAGTGCCTGCGCCAGGTGCCCGACGTGGCGGCGGACACCATCACGCACCTGGTGACGGTGAGCTGCACGGGCATGTACGCGCCGGGGCTGGACATTGAGCTGGTGCAGACCCTGGGCCTGCGCCGCGACGTGCGCCGTACCTGCGTGAATTTCATGGGCTGCTACGCCGCCGTGAACGCCGTGAAGCTGGCCGATGCCTTCTGCCGCGCCGATGCTCAGGCCCGCGTGCTGATTGTGAGCGTTGAGCTATGCACGCTGCACTTCCAGAAGAGCCCCGAGGAAGACCACCTCATCAGCAACGCGCTGTTTGGCGATGGCGCGGCGGCCTGCCTGGTGCAGGCCCGCCCGCTGCCCAACGGCGTGCCCAGTCTGGCGCTGCAGGCCTTCCACTGCGGCCTGGAGCCCGATGGGCACGACGATATGGCGTGGCACATCAACGACTTTGGGTTTGAGATGACGCTGAGCAGCTACGTGCCGAAGCTGATTCAGCGCGGCATCCGCAACCTGACGGATGGGCTGCTGGCCAGCCTGCCCGTGGAGCTGGCCGACATCCGGCACTTTGCCATTCACCCCGGCGGGCGTAAGATTCTGGAAACTATTGAGACCGAGCTGGGCCTGACCCACGACGATAACCGCCACGCCTACCGCGTGCTGCGCGACTATGGCAATATGTCGTCGGCCACGGTGCTGTTTGTGCTGCGCGACGTGCTGGCCCACGCCACCCCGGCCGATGCCGGCGCGCCCGTGCTCAGCTTCGCCTTCGGCCCGGGCCTGACAATGGAGGCCATGCTGCTGGAGGTGAGTTATGAGTTAAAAGTCATGAGTTATGACTCAAGCAAAGCGGACGCTCTTATATCCGCGTAG